The genomic segment NNNNNNNNNNNNNNNNNNNNNNNNNNNNNNNNNNNNNNNNNNNNNNNNNNNNNNNNNNNNNNNNNNNNNNNNNNNNNNNNNNNNNNNNNNNNNNNNNNNNNNNNNNNNNNNNNNNNNNNNNNNNNNNNNNNNNNNNNNNNNNNNNNNNNNNNNNNNNNNNNNNNNNNNNNNNNNNNNNNNNNNNNNNNNNNNNNNNNNNNNNNNNNNNNNNNNNNNNNNNNNNNNatatatatatatatacgtgtacatatacatctatatgtatacatatacatatctttctctgaaagtatctgtcattacagtatcgaaatgtgattgtttcagttagtggaatagtttcatttttaaagtgaaagtatttgacatgagtgtttttgtttcacttttgacacgtaatacttaaatagtggaggagatattatgttgccgtgggctcgaactctgcaagaagttaaaagatttttttgactaaaacacaactggaaccctaagtaaggcatgtgtaaaatttgaatgaaattggttgcgtagttcacgagttttagggattcacacacacacaaacacagacagacagacagacagacacacattctcatttttatatatatagatatacactctACCTTACATTTCATCATTCTCTTCGCACACAAGAAAATAAGGAGATTGCCCCGACATGTTTCCCGATTGCTTGATCAATCGTCAGAGAGTGCGCCAACCTTCTCTCACCTACTGTCTACAAAGAGGACTTTATCCAATTGTTATTTAAACCAGTCACAAGCTAGCACTTAACAAAGATAAACTTAAGGCAGTTAGGACGTAGTTTGTAAAACATATgttaaagaaagataaatatgaatatattttatccgCTAAGCATACAGATTTTTCGGCTTAGTATTGGTTACAAATTTATTCATACAATGATTGTAATAAAGTTCTCTTCCAACGATTGTTCTAAAGTTATTTTCTGTGAGATGTTTCATGGCTGGTTTGTCTTCAGTGTCTCCATTACAGACGCGAGGTTACCAGAGCTTGCTACCATGAACAGATCGGGAAAATTTCCAGGTAGAACAGTAGAACACAGCGTCAACAAGTGGTTttagtttcaatatatttgtcaacacgtgctttctcgcagacaaaatAATTCTCATGTtccgcttgttactatggaaacaggcatgaatgtctCTGttgcttacgattggctaaaattaccccaaattttCAAGCCTTAATTGCTAataaactctttatttattgacttatagcaaaagttgttttcATGGCATTTATTAGCCTATAAAACTGTATCATCACaatgaatatgaaattaattcgaaCAGAAATTGATGCTGATCGAcgctggcagccaaacagaaaagatcccagctgagtactggggtcgatgtaatcgacttagccttccccagaaattgctggccatgtgccaaaatttgaaaccaatacctaTAGGCTGTTACCTATCGTGTTGTTGTTTGAACCTCAGGTTAGCCTTTactgaacagacttatgatcaaaggtcaTGATCAATTACACTCCAACAATGACCATCATGTCTATTTTCAGACAGCGCATCAAGGACCTCATTATGTTATGAAACcccgtccatttttttttttgacgatGTGATTCGcgggagatttagttgttatatCTGGCAGCTTGTTTTATCGTGGTGGCCCTCTGGTTATTCATGTTCTTTGTGGTGGGTGGTATTTACTGTTAAATTATTCTTAACTTTTCATCGTCTTAATACTGCTTCTTTTTTTATCCAGCACGTTAACAAATTTGCCGTCTGCTTTCATTTTCTATTCGACGGTGTTGGGTCATCTGTCGATACAATTGTTCTCCCAGTAACAAATATCTCATTGTTTTTAACTCTTTTAAGCAACCTTACTCTCATGAGTCACACTTTTTGTCTGTCAACATATTTATTTTCCATATCTCTTTCGTCTATTGTTCAAACAATTTCCGGAAAATATTTGGTATATCCGTGTTAACCTTTGGCAAATTCtgacgtacttatatatatatatatatgtatgtgagacaatatatgtgtttgtatatgtatgctgaGGAGAGTGTGAAcgtgtacgtacgcacatatctttgtttgtatatacgtgtgtgtatatatgtttgtatgtattttttgtgcattctctctttctttatacatatgttttagtatgtgtgcttgtatgtatgtatgtaatgtacacaTGAGTAAGCGAAAATATAAGTTGAAATGATAAACTTTAGCTCTTTCTAAATAAAGGTGACAGTTCGTTGACATTGCAacaagatgaaagaagtttaagAATAAACGTTACATCAGTGAAAACATTCTTTAATGAATAtgcttaattgttttgttttagttttccatGTTGTTTCTGatattataaaaaaatgttttgacgTGTATtagtttctcaaaaaaaaaaaaaatgaagaaaatggccGCGATTTCTACAATTGGCATGAAGAACTACAACTGTGTAGTAATTCTAAATAAAACTGGAAACTGGATAacggatgatgacgatgatgatgatgatgacgacgaggacgatggcaaggacgacgacgacgacgatgacgatggatgatgatgacgatgacgatcacaatcacatgatgatgatgatgacgacgacgacaaaaacgatgatgatgatgataacaacgatgacaatgatggttacgacgacgacgatgatgatgatgataatgatgatgattagcccAACAACCCCGATTGAACAAACCTCTGATTAAAaccattccagtcgtgaccacatggtatttttctcttttcggTGCCAGTTATTTATATATGACTCAACTTTTCAAGGTGTCCTTCCTTCTAAAAAGAACTGGGAtttgatttgagggtgatttggttgctatttctaacataccAAGCGACCACATAGAAACTCTCGTATTGGTTAGTGGccatcgttgttcttgttgttggtgtagtggtggtggtggtggtggtggtggtagtggtgatagtggtgctgttgctaatgttgttttGGCCTCACTCATCTTTAATGACATTAGAGTTGGTCGCTATTCCGTTGCTAATCTCTTTCATTTACGTAATATGCCGGATGGTATTTCACTAACATTTCAACTCGGCAcctcacgctttctctctctctctcataaacacacacacacacacacaaacacatacgcgcgcgcacacattcattCTCTATTCCTCTCTGAAACTATCCgctcccgtgtgtgtgtgtgtgtgtgtgtgtgtgtgtgtgtgtgtgtgtgtgtgtgtgtgtgtgtgtgtgtgagcatgcgagtgtgtgtataggtgtgtgtaggtatgtttgtatgcatgcatgtatgtatacatacatacatacattcatacatgtgtgtgtaggtacgtttgtatgtatgtatgtatacatacatgcatacatacataaaaaaaatatatatacatacatacatacatacatacatatatctatgtgtgggtgtatgttaaAAGATAAAGTGTGGAGTTACTTAAGTTTGTATACCGTTGGGAGAGGGATTTCCGACGTTTCGAACAAAATTGTTTACCAACGAAAACTTTCCTGCCTActcagaccacacacacacacgtgtgtgcatgtgcgcataccattgcacatgcactcacaaacggAAACCACATGCAGTACATCAGTTTTGTTTATGAAATCTAGTTattcatacaacacacacatatgtagggtacgaccgtgcgaactcaaaaaggagaaatggtgacgaatggaagaaCAGgtctccttttatttaaacgtgtcacacggtcgaacacacaataatatatcaaatatgatatacatgatatgttatgctacgataacatagatgaccagtaatgaaagaccacaaccgtattagatgaataacagagatatttattatagcgttaaagatgtatgtctgtgtgtgagtgtgaatgcgacatataagaacataatcaaagacaggccgtcatacaaagaaaagtgtgtatgtgagtgatacatgtgtgtgtatgtgaattattacagcaaatagaaagagagtcagtaaataatacgtgagcaattataccagttctttagtacacNNNNNNNNNNNNNNNNNNNNNNNNNNNNNNNNNNNNNNNNNNNNNNNNNNNNNNNNNNNNNNNNNNNNNNNNNNNNNNNNNNNNNNNNNNNNNNNNNNNNNNNNNNNNNNNNNNNNNNNNNNNNNNNNNNNNNNNNNNNNNNNNNNNNNNNNNNNNNNNNNNNNNNNNNNNNNNNNNNNNNNNNNNNNNNNNNNNNNNNNNNNNNNNNNNNNNNNNNNNNNNNNNNNNNNNNNNNNNNNNNNNNNNNNNNNNNNNNNNNNNNNNNNNNNNNNNNNNNNNNNNNNNNNNNNNNNNNNNNNNNNNNNNNNNNNNNNNNNNNNNNNNNNNNNNNNNNNNNNNNNNNNNNNNNNNNNNNNNNNNNNNNNNNNNNNNNNNNNNNNNNNNNNNNNNNNNNNNNNNNNNNNNNNNNNNNNNNNNNNNNNNNNNNNNNNNNNNNNNNNNNNNNNNNNNNNNNNNNNNNNNNNNNNNNNNNNNNNNNNNNNNNNNNNNNNNNNNNNNNNNNNNNNNNNNNNNNNNNNNNNNNNNNNNNNNNNNNNNNNNNNNNNNNNNNNNNNNNNNNNNNNNNNNNNNNNNNNNNNNNNNNNNNNNNNNNNNNNNNNNNNNNNNNNNNNNNNNNNNNNNNNNNNNNNNNNNNNNNNNNNNNNNNNNNNNNNNNNNNNNNNNNNNNNNNNNNNNNNNNNNNNNNNNNNNNNNNNNNNNNNNNNNNNNNNNNNNNNNNNNNNNNNNNNNNNNNNNNNNNNNNNNNNNNNNNNNNNNNNNNNNNNNNNNNNNNNNNNNNNNNNNNNNNNNNNNNNNNNNNNNNNNNNNNNNNNNNNNNNNNNNNNNNNNNNNNNNNNNNNNNNNNNNNNNNNNNNNNNNNNNNNNNNNNNNNNNNNNNNNNNNNNNNNNNNNNNNNNNNNNNNNNNNNNNNNNNNNNNNNNNNNNNNNNNNNNNNNNNNNNNNNNNNNNNNNNNNNNNNNNNNNNNNNNNNNNNNNNNNNNNNNNNNNNNNNNNNNNNNNNNNNNNNNNNNNNNNNNNNNNNNNNNNNNNNNNNNNNNNNNNNNNNNNNNNNNNtttgtttatatttaaatgagaagaatggcgatagcagttttgtatctaatggcgataggtattagagacgataggtagtttcactacacatatatacttacacatacatatttatgcatatatgtatatatgtctacgtatgtatatgtatgtatctatgtatatatatctatgtgtgtatatgtaaatatatgtatgcatataaatatacatatgttgaaaaataaacaggcaaaTTGACATAacacaatgtctgcaagttgatgagtaccacatattcccctccattttcttattgctatataaattaagggtaaaatttacttttacccgcacccatttattgcactcggtaaaaacactagtgtaataataactgggtatccttccggcagtatattggatagatattatcccttagtgggttggattcacaacccctaactttctgggatatatatatatatatatatatatatataNNNNNNNNNNNNNNNNNNNNNNNNNNNNNNNNNNNNNNNNNNNNNNNNNNNNNNNNNNNNNNNNNNNNNNNNNNNNNNNNNNNNNNNNNNNNNNNNNNNNNNNNNNNNNNNNNNNNNNNNNNNNNNNNNNNNNNNNNNNNNNNNNNNNNNNNNNNNNNNNNNNNNNNNNNNNNNNNNNNNNNNNNNNNNNNNNNNNNNNNNNNNNNNNNNNNNNNNNNNNNNNNNNNNNNNNNNNNNNNNNNNNNNNNNNNNNNNNNNNGCGCGCGCGGCATATGGTGTTGTTTTGAGTTGACATTGCACTGTGCAAATTAAAACTGGCGGTAATTATTGTTTCACATGTGTgactgcacatatatgtgtatatgtgttgggtatgtgtgtacgtgtgtgagtgttgtttgactgtttctgtgtgtgtgtgtgtgtgtgtgtgtgtttgtatatgtgcacgcgtttgtgtgcgtgtgcgcgtgtcagtgtgtgtgtgtgttttgacgtGTTTTTAATGAACTtagtttctgtatgtatatctgtagcaAACGAGTGGACAACTTCATACACGAACACAAAtcactaatatatacattcatgcattcatacatacacacacacacacattcatagatacatacatacatatttgcacacacacatacatacatccatacatatctacatatatacatacatacatacacacacacacacagatacatacatacatacatacatacatacacatacacacacgcatatatatatatgatggtgtcatacatacgcatatatcatatttatattctgtCATCAACCCAGCTTACTGACATTCTTTCTAATTATATACACCTACCGTATACATATGTGATGTACATACATTGATAAAttcttgcactcacacacacacacacatacacatgtatatataaatgaccaTTTTTGAAACGCACCATGTTGATGAACTATCTGCAAAGGATTACCACAATACCGAAATACAACGTTGATATTTCTAGAACCAACCATCCTTATACATGGATACACTTAAAGATGATGGAACTTTCCTACCGTTTCCAGATAAAACCAGTGCGTAACTAATGCACGAATGGACCCTTGGAATGCAGCTGAGTTCGATCCTACGCACAATGAAAGGACTAACATAGTCCTTCCGACAACATATGCAAGATCCGAAtggaattatattatatttaaaaaaaaaaaaaagaatatagcaTCTTTTCATTTTCCGCTCATGGTAtcgttttaaaattattattattattattcttagacACTATGTCGATATAAACAAGCTATGAATTTCGATTCGTGAGTCATTGATTAACCAACGAATTCTCTACcctgtgtttatatgttttcGCATATAACTTGCAGATCTGTTGCTAACGATTAATCGACAAAGCTTACAAAATGTGTTTCCTTTGTTGTGCGTTCTTTTCTTGCCCGCAAGGCTGTTGTTTCCACAAATATCGATCCCCAAATCAAGTGATTACCTAATCTACCTACAAAGTTATTGATTGTATTTAAACGCAGTTATATATAATTTACGTACTTTTATGCCTGATGTGCAAAACTTTCTGCATGTAATTTCTTTGTATTACACCCTTTTCTACatattagacttttttttttcgaCAATTCACTATTCATCCAGGATTTCTCAAAACTATTCTTTCTTTGAATTAGTTTATTTGAACCCCACCCGAAAAGGTTCACAGTTTTGTTAGCATGAAGATTCTCCTTATGTGATTTATATGACGACATATGAAACTTCGAAGATATAACCGTTTTTGTCTTTGGCTAGAATTTCTACCACGTTTGAAGCAGCTGTCATCATTGTGAAAGAAATATCTGCAACTAAAGTATGTGAAAGTCGTAAATATTAATGTGATCCTTTTATTCAAGACTGAATCCACTTAGTCTACACCTAAAACAATGTAATTTGATCGGGTTTTACAGATTATTTAATACTCCACAGAGCACTTTGAAGTATTGAGCTCCTTAAAATGTGACTTGAAACAATAAACGGACTAcctaaaactgaaaagaaaagtcTAGAATTCGAGGAAATTAATGATAGCCTATAtcagctaaaaagaaaaagaaatacttctCAAATCTTCAAAGAGGAGCTCGGCTCGAAATATCAAAATTCGTTTCTCTTTACGACGCATGTATATGTCTTCGGTTAAGCAATATACCAAAAGAATTTTTTGAAGTTATGTATGCGCATAAACATATAGTGTTAATTTATACCTAACTTTCACTACTGTAATTTCTTCGTTCGTATGATGctcacaaaacattttattgttttatttgaaatatatttaaaattttataacaatatttgAAAAGAGTTTCAGTCCTTGATAGCGTTATGGATTTCATTAACGCAACTACAAACCTAACCAACAAAAACTACCAAATGGTCAACTTGTCatatcataattttatattcttaacgGTAAATCTGCTACTGGCACCATTCATAATTGGAGGAAACTTCGTGGTTATCAGATGCATCGCCACATTTTCTCGTCTACACACCGTCTCCAACATATTTGTGTCCAGTCTGGCTGTAGCTGATCTTCTTGTCGGACTTCTTGTGATTCCATTCTATTCGATGCATTATTTGGAACTGGAAGGTTTCGCTGAAAGCAAATACACATGTCTTTTTAAATACGTTTTTATCATAGCCTCTTGCGGATCGTCCATATTCAATCTTTCCGCCATAGCATTTGAGCGTTTCGTAGCAGTTACTTATCCATTTCGTTATGCCACTTTGATCACGCACAAAACGGCCAAAGTAATGATTGCTCTTTTGTGGATATACGTCTCCGTCCTCAGCTTAACTCCTCTGTTCGGTTTGAATACCTGGCGACCGGACGTCCACTGCGATTTTTATCAAGTACTTCCAAGAGCCTACATCGTATGGGCTTCTTTTACGACGGTTTCCTTTGGCATAGTGTCCATCACTTTGTTCTACATCCTAACCTACAGAGAAATACGTAAGATGCCTCCACCGCCAATGATTCAATCGAAAGAAGCTATAtctcaaaagaaaaacatacgAGCTACTTACGTGATGTGCGTGGTGTCGGTGACCTTTCTGGTCTTCTGGTTGCCTTATCTTATCGCTGGACCACTCGTATATATACCATCTCTTAACAAACACAGCATTGAGCTGATCAAAAACTATGCCCTTTCTTTGGGTATCAGTAACTCTGTTATTAATCCATTTTTATACGGCTGTTTACGGAGAGACTTCGCCGAAGTTTTCAGGAAGTACTTCTCTCTGCCGTGTCTGAAACGAAAACGCAGAAGCGTGGGTCCAGGTTCAAACGGATCGACTGAAAACAGTTTTCCCTTATCTGAATACTAGTTAAATCTACGACAAACTGGATAACAATTCCACGAAAGTTCACAGATATAGCGATATATGTTTTAAAGGCACACGCAGAACACAACTCTGAATTTATACACAAAACCACCATGTTTCACAACAATTCAGTAAACATACACCAGGCACGCGACACACTCTATAAAAATTTGAACGGAGAAAAATAACACAACCCGTCAGTGTATTGTCATACTCTTCCTAAAGAAtactactattataattataattattatcattgttgttgttattcctattattttttcttttgaatcaGTTAGACGTATGTTCGATTGCTAGTCGAATTACACGCTAAACTGAGCGGATTTTTTCTTATGCGAACTGTGTTCCAAAAGAGGTAGGggttcttttgtatttcatttcttgttattttttccgttaaaaaaaaaaagaaaaaaaaaagaaaaaaaaaagagactaataCGCGAAACAAACTTTTTTGTTATCAGTCATTTAAAACATAGTAACTTAAGCAAAGTACTTCCTCAATATTGCAACAGGAAATgcaaggaaaacaaaacattttgttaaaaatataacagacatttctaattttgaaaatgcagaaaaagaaatgcaattttCAGACAGATATTTTAACACAAATTTTCATACGATGACACACACAAGAGCAGTGTTAACAAGAAAGTCTAACAGTGAAAGCAACTGCTCGTTActtagtaataaaaaataaaaaaatttaaatatgagtCGACTGACGGAAAAGAGAACAGTGTAGAACTTttattcaagaaaaagaaaaactaaattaTCTATGATTCGTAAACGTGAGAGGGGTTTTCATTGCTCGCTAAAGAACATCCGAAAATAATCATGATCGATGTATGGAAAATATGGTTTGCATCGATGgggatatgagtgtgtgtttgccttTCAATGAGGGTCGGTGAATAGAATAAGCAGCTTCCATTGTATTACTATGACTTGAAGCGTGCCTATGTCTATCCTCAGAGGTAATAAATCAATGCCTTAAAAGACATAGTCATATAATCACTTCATTTATACCAATTACAAATGAGATAATAGACACATTCCTTAATTGTCATAAAGTTTTTTTCTACTTGATTAAACAACTAAGACGGAGTAATTAACTCAATTTTTCTGCTCACTTTTGTATAAAATTATGCTCATTAGTATTGCTGCGGTGATAATTAGTAGAATATTATAATTTTCGGCGTGGAAAATGATGTTAGGCTTATGCCTGTATAGTTGTACACCAGATCAGTATATCTTTAAAGTTGTTCACCACGGTTGACTTATACGGCGTTCACCAGGGTCGACTTATACACCATTAATATacctttaatattcttttctactataggcacaatgcctggaatttggaggaagggggatagtcgattacattgaccccagtactcaactggtacttaattcatcgaccctgaaaagatgaaaggcaaagtcgacctcagcggaattaatATACCTTTAATATTGTTCAccacaaaaggcggcgagctggcagaaacgttagcacgccgggtgaaatgcttagctgtatttcgtctgccgttacgttctaagttcaaattccgccgaggtcgactttgccttttatcctttcggggtcgataaattaagtaccagttacgcactggggtctatgtaatcgacttaatctctttgtctgtccttgtttgtcccctctatgtttagtcccttgtgggcaataaagaagtaagaaacgttaccacgccgggcgaaataattaacggtatttcgtctatctttacgttctgagttcagatttcgtcgacttttccttttatcctttcgggatcgataaattaagtaccagttgcgtactggggttgatataatcgactggtcccctccccgcaaaatttcgggtcttgtgcctagagtagaaaagaataatgttcACTACATCACTATACCTTCACGGTTGTTCACCACATTTGATTTATATGGTGTTCACCACGATAGAACTATACACTTTCATTATGTCTTTCAACTTCTTCAGCTTGGTTGACTAATGTGCCATCAGTATATCCGTTTTACTGTTACCTAAGATTAAGATTTTAGATGTTTGAAATCTTATTCGATTTCTCGTGAAATTTTTTTTGGTGCGGATATAATCGATCTGCAACCTTTGCATCATAATCAACAATGACCTGTTGCAGGCTTTTCTGTGAGCTGGAAAAATTGCGGACCTTAAACATTCACCCTTAAACAGCAGACATCATCAACTGAGgtttcaaaaattttacatgGATATGGCTACCACCAAACGAAAGGGAATATTTTATGGCACTTTTCGACAATGAGATAGTAAATTTTATTGTGCGAGAAactaaaatcttttaataattaTCTAAAGAGTAAATAAGTATAAAAGTTACCCTAAAGAAAATAAGACTTTAGTgggatatttctttctttttggggCCCGTTTGGCTCACACATTCATGCAACCCTTTCCCGCCGTTTACGGGTTAATGACCTTCATCTTCAACTGCTCCCTGTGGTTCAATAGTCTCTTTGCATCGTTTCTTCTAAGGACGTACTCAGTGGTGTAGATAGGATTTGTGCTGCCCAGAGTGGCTCTTTTTTATGCCGACCCCACAACATGAAAACCACCCACGCCCTGAATGTGCAACTTCTTCAGAATGGATCGGTCCTTTCTCCACTTTTAGCTTCGCTAGTGGACGCACAGTGAATCTGTGTTAGGTTTATTGTGTAGtatgtgcctttttttttttttttttttttttttttcttgtagaatTTTATGGAATCTAGATATTTTACGTTCCATTCCAGCCCAATGTACAGCGCCATATGTTATGATTGGCACTGCAAACCATAAATAACACTCAGAGTAGTTATGCTATTtaggtaattttaaaaaaaaattgttttaactgtcaaaatattcagttttaattcTTGTTCTcacaacatttacacacacacacacacagttttattGCTATTTCAGCCCGAGTAATTGTAGAAAGCGGAATAGTCCAGTTTTcctgttatctctctctcatttgagaatttatttgtttgttttttgttttcattttatgcgAATGTGTTTACTCTAACATCACGAAAATCTGTGTTAGTCGGCTATAAAAGAATTTCGTTTCATTGTTTATGACTGGGTTATCACTTACACACTGTTATGTTAGTGCCCAGTTTATTGTTACTTTTGTAAACTGTATAAACTGTATTACTGTATTGACTGCGTTTTGTGTAGAGTGTGTCATGTCAGTTATGATATCCATTATATTGAGGATGTTCTGTACGTGAAATGTTGTTTAACTTGTGATATtttaggtatatatttgtattttatgtataattgGCATGAAGTCACTCGTCAAAATACTCTAACCTCTGTTCTACATACTGCCTTTTCACTCTACTTTTTCTACAGTAGCCCCTACTCTTCCGAACTATGCACTCTAGTGCCGTCTCCACTCGAGCATTCTGATTCACTGCTTCTGATTTCTATATAGTATCCAGCATTCAAGCCCTTCTTCGTTCAAGTCTTTCTTATTAAAAATTGGAATTCTTTCccgacagatatatatattttttatctttagtcTTCGATTGTAACAATCTTTGTTCGTAACTTCATCTCAGTTCATCTCCAATTGAAGTTCTAGCTCGAACCAAACCTCAAACATTTTAACAGACGCATGACTCCTGCTGATGTTGACTTGCTTCTCCAAGCGCCGAAATATTAGCCTATCAACTTGTTCTGGCCAATGGGTGTTCCTCCTGTCCACCACCTCATATTTCCTTGGTGTAACATCAACTGCCTCGCGGTGTACATCATAATAACAAGCGTTATCCATGCATGCCGACACAACCTTCTTGCATCACACTTCGGTCAGAATACCCCTCAACACCTGTAAAggagcattccgtcggttacgacgacgagggtcccagctgatacgatcaacggaacagcttgctcgtgaaattaacgtgcaagtgactgagcaatccatagacacgtgtacccctaacgtagttctcagggagattcagcgcgtgacaaagccggccctttgaaatagaggtactactcatttttgccagctgagtggactggagcaacgtgaaataaagtgtcttgctcaaggacacaacgcgtcgctgggaattggaCTCACggctttacgatcgtgagccgaatgccctaaccactgagccacgcgccttcactcaaCACCAGTAGCTTTCGTAGAAATAACCAAAATGCACAGGAGCTTTGAGAGAAGAACCTCTCGGGAAACCGAGTATGCAATGGAAACAATTCTTTGTGGCCATTTCGTTTGATGACAGAGTAGAAATCATTGTATATTAAAGTGATTCAACATTCAAAAACGAGATTGAAACCTGGTATTTTATGAAACGTTGTCAGTTACCAGTGGTCGACTTCATAGAAATTGGCTTGATCTAAAGTAAATGATGGCCCCATCAAAGCCATGT from the Octopus bimaculoides isolate UCB-OBI-ISO-001 chromosome 11, ASM119413v2, whole genome shotgun sequence genome contains:
- the LOC106869722 gene encoding adenosine receptor A2a, with protein sequence MDFINATTNLTNKNYQMVNLSYHNFIFLTVNLLLAPFIIGGNFVVIRCIATFSRLHTVSNIFVSSLAVADLLVGLLVIPFYSMHYLELEGFAESKYTCLFKYVFIIASCGSSIFNLSAIAFERFVAVTYPFRYATLITHKTAKVMIALLWIYVSVLSLTPLFGLNTWRPDVHCDFYQVLPRAYIVWASFTTVSFGIVSITLFYILTYREIRKMPPPPMIQSKEAISQKKNIRATYVMCVVSVTFLVFWLPYLIAGPLVYIPSLNKHSIELIKNYALSLGISNSVINPFLYGCLRRDFAEVFRKYFSLPCLKRKRRSVGPGSNGSTENSFPLSEY